In the genome of Vespa crabro chromosome 17, iyVesCrab1.2, whole genome shotgun sequence, one region contains:
- the LOC124430214 gene encoding uncharacterized protein LOC124430214 isoform X5, whose product MSRNVGPGLYEFLMEAELQQYYPGIRGDLKVQTTAQLKYVTEEDLNAIGMSKPEMRRLKKYFQKHFPQNYLSKFKKMLLPKREEQTPSALGMLPEERQDRPPVRVPNKHMIPADAIIVNKELGTGEFGVVQQGVWTNDGERIQVAIKCLSRERMQNNPIEFLKEAAIMHSIDHEHIVRLYGVVLDTNSLMLVTELAPLRSLLECLKEPSLRASFPVLSLCDFAVQIADGMQYLEAKRLIHRDLAARNILVFSKNKVKISDFGLSRALGVGKDYYQTNFNVNLKLPIAWCAPECISYLKFTSASDVWAYGVTLWEMFSYGFQPWAALTGHQILEAIDEPNFQRLEQPECCPKDYFSLMQQCWQHEPSKRPKFSELINLLPDLKPEQVQAVQDSTEAGQLVYRQGDIITVLDKGSSNTMWKGVLNNGKTGIFNPAHTIAYLGSNLPSNKPGEFTRGDGKNAFSSQRRKIRTDMISSPQGDLKHTGHVGLDGAYFGDISFLGGKYPHLPRQVVTPYKPQEDVTDNSSQILNQDVRSLEIDRETLRDSRALQQEQQSKHDSLWSDVNSEMCQLGSISNAGKQAAVVSSNPIGNIESLGADHEYHEISDEENQDSPLRFDKTLNFDFGPSLLAEMDQMFRSLGSSAPPPPPGHPLTTAEHESSNARNELREIQAKQCSKKKQATVSPINVKPISAADQKTLYSAIAMAQELTARSMTDLEHPPESPRTPASPSRRRKFSFKLPHQHSPKPDRRHFSEEAARIPDMQWLCSSLQSLSSTVSSIESLGAPSTLKLPLWDKASAEFCFAKSRELLTKPSAWTSYMDIEFDAHILDNAATKQNLVKSSEFLEHGNRKSGYNCENAIDINPNHNLKQHNGTVSFKMDNPNLDYPRESKRISTSYVDRYFEQPKYFDEDSSGLSCSVDKALRFTEEKSEKFDKMNNLEHSVRSSYVSNIQEQSSLIGSSRTGQHLYQNKIDNCEQTLQDKKTSSTNFEMAREETPNYDLLKEKTANLDTTSRSKSIKYESQREKISNVDVGTRPKLSSSFSDSSKINITEFTKKIDIAKARASKVAFVPRSNHPGQETKSIVYGSSDSIKTNLQTGTSDNSTTRGNVEAVRINIQSFRKIEQNQNGFDAFPFVISNNPLFIAESDKKESPIYSSSESLRVNFQRLRRKSDAEANSQVELSSKILAEKYQREVSGLESVKSYLDSKKGQGLGLGLGKLTQNMMQLGKNSMSNKAILPNIRKLDLPSQSQVNFRNLNVPLQKPKHLDLNIPLQSQQQQQQQSSSVKLNITQKANPPTSPSIHQHILEPPKLYQNETTRKKELPKSEQLLLDKQPISNTTNVYRHRTSSLSENRKPPLKNVRRSFHPRNDSSEDSDSVSHSETDIRSRLRYKRRSKKVPHSLRLNFKNKGQFLHPDSARGFSSVELCGKSPPPSTSFLNSLSPPFSSRNNLLSWPESAPSSSLTFTSNSDLDSDTSSEYPEFTNDILTFPPSPAP is encoded by the exons ATGTCGCGTAACGTCGGTCCTGGACTTTACGAATTTCTTATGGAGGCAGAATTGCAACAGTATTATCCAGGTATTCGGG GGGACCTAAAAGTTCAAACAACAGCGCAATTAAAGTATGTGACCGAAGAAGATTTAAATGCTATAGGAATGAGCAAGCCTGAAATGAGACgcttaaagaaatattttcaaaagcaCTTTCCTCAAAATTATCTGTCAAAGTTTAAGAAGATGTTATTACCAAAGCGCGAGGAACAAACACCCAGTGCTCTTGGTATGTTACCGGAGGAAAGACAAGATAGGCCTCCTGTACGGGTTCCTAACAAGCACATGATCCCTGCCGATGCGATAATAGTGAACAAGGAATTAGGAACTGGGGAATTTGGAGTTGTACAACAAGGTGTGTGGACCAACGACGGCGAAAGGATACAAGTAGCGATAAAGTGTTTGTCGCGAGAGAGAATGCAGAATAATCctatagaatttttaaaagaagctGCTATTATGCACTCCATCGATCACGAACACATAGTAAGACTATACGGAGTCGTTTTGGATACAAATTCGTTGATGCTCGTAACAGAATTAGCACCATTGCGTTCTCTGTTAGAGTGTTTAAAGGAGCCAAGCTTAAGGGCCAGTTTTCCCGTTCTGTCGCTATGCGATTTTGCTGTTCAAATAGCCGATGGAATGCAATACTTGGAAGCGAAAAGATTAATACATAGAGATTTAGCTGCGAGGAATATTCTTGTCTTTTCtaaaaacaaagttaagatATCAGATTTTGGATTGTCCCGGGCGCTTGGCGTTGGtaaagattattatcaaacaaatttcaatgtaaatttaaaattaccgATCGCATGGTGCGCTCCTGAATGCATATCTTATTTGAAGTTTACATCTGCCAGCGATGTATGGGCTTACGGCGTAACCCTTTGGGAAATGTTCAGTTATGGATTTCAGCCGTGGGCAGCGCTGACGGGCCATCAAATTTTAGAAGCCATCGACGAACCAAACTTTCAAAGGCTTGAACAACCAGAATGCTGCCCGAAAGATTATTTCTCATTGATGCAACAATGCTGGCAGCACGAGCCGTCTAAAAGGCCGAAATTTtccgaattaattaatttattgccGGACTTAAAGCCAGAACAAGTACAAGCAGTACAGGACAGTACAGAAGCGGGACAATTGGTCTACAGACAAGGtgatataataacggtattggACAAAGGTAGTAGCAATACCATGTGGAAGGGCGTCCTAAATAACGGGAAAACAGGAATCTTTAATCCTGCTCACACGATAGCATATCTTGGATCGAATTTACCGAGCAACAAGCCAGGAGAATTTACGAGAGGCGACGGGAAAAACGCATTTTCCTCTCAACGGAGGAAAATTCGTACGGATATGATATCCTCCCCTCAAGGCGATTTGAAACACACCGGTCACGTTGGCCTGGATGGAGCATATTTTGGTGATATCAGTTTTCTCGGTGGCAAGTACCCACATTTACCGCGTCAAGTGGTAACCCCCTATAAGCCGCAGGAAGATGTAACGGATAATTCTAGTCAAATTTTAAATCAGGATGTAAGAAGtttagagatagacagagaaactTTGAGGGATAGCAGGGCTTTGCAACAAGAGCAGCAAAGTAAACATg ACAGTTTATGGTCCGACGTTAATTCCGAGATGTGCCAATTGGGAAGCATTTCTAATGCGGGCAAGCAAGCTGCTGTAGTATCGTCAAATCCGATCGGTAATATCGAGAGTCTCGGTGCCGATCACGAATATCATGAGATCAGTGACGAGGAGAATCAAGACAGCCCATTGAGATTTGACAAAACGTTAAACTTTGACTTTGGCCCGAGTCTTTTGGCTGAGATGGATCAAATGTTTAGGTCTCTTG GTTCTTCCGCTCCTCCGCCACCACCTGGACACCCATTGACTACCGCCGAACATGAATCGAGCAATGCAAGAAACGAACTTCGGGAAATACAGGCGAAACAATGCAGCAAGAAGAAACAAGCGACCGTGAGTCCCATAAAT GTGAAGCCTATCTCTGCAGCCGATCAGAAAACACTCTACTCGGCCATTGCTATGGCACAGGAATTGACAGCACGTTCCATGACAGATCTTGAACATCCACCGGAGTCTCCTCGAACACCCGCCAGTCCTTCAAGGCGCagaaaattctcttttaaGTTGCCACATCAACACAGTCCCAAACCAGACAGACGACACTTTTCAGAAGAAGCAGCCAGAATACCTGACATGCAG TGGCTATGTTCGAGTCTACAATCGCTATCTTCCACGGTATCTAGTATAGAATCTCTTGGCGCGCCATCGACCTTAAAATTGCCTTTGTGGGATAAAGCTTCAGCGGAGTTTTGCTTTGCAAAGTCCCGCGAACTTCTAACGAAACCAAGTGCCTGGACCTCTTATATGGATATAGAATTCGACGCGCATATATTGGACAATGCAGCGACCAAGCAGAATCTCGTAAAGTCGAGCGAATTCCTCGAACATGGAAACAGGAAGAGTGGGTACAATTGCGAAAATGCGATCGACATAAATCCAAATCATAATCTTAAGCAACACAACGGAACGGTGTCCTTCAAAATGGATAATCCTAATCTTGATTATCCAAGGGAATCCAAACGTATATCGACCAGTTACGTCGATCGCTATTTCGAGCAACCGAAATATTTTGACGAGGACAGCAGCGGTTTGAGCTGTTCCGTCGATAAAGCTTTGCGTTTTACCGAGGAGAAATctgaaaaatttgataaaatgaataacTTGGAGCACTCCGTTAGATCCTCGTATGTGAGCAATATCCAAGAGCAAAGCTCCTTGATTGGCAGTAGTAGGACCGGTCAACACCTCTATCAAAACAAAATTGATAATTGCGAGCAAACGTTGCAAGATAAAAAAACGAGCTCGACGAATTTCGAGATGGCCCGCGAAGAAACGCCAAATTACGATTTGTTGAAGGAGAAAACGGCGAATCTCGATACCACCTCTCGCAGCAAATCAATTAAATACGAGTCccagagagagaagataagtAATGTCGATGTCGGAACAAGACCGAAATTGTCGAGCTCCTTCAGTGATTCctccaaaataaatataacggaATTTACGAAGAAGATCGACATAGCGAAAGCAAGAGCGTCGAAGGTCGCTTTTGTACCTAGATCGAATCATCCCGGTCAAGAAACTAAGAGCATCGTCTATGGTTCGTCCGATAGCATAAAAACGAATTTACAAACTGGTACGTCCGATAATAGTACGACGAGAGGTAACGTTGAAGCggtaagaataaatattcaaagcTTTCGTAAGATCGAACAGAATCAAAATGGTTTCGATGCCTTCCCTTTCGTAATATCGAACAATCCCTTGTTCATTGCCGAATCGGATAAAAAGGAATCACCGATATACAGCAGTTCGGAAAGCTTGCGAGTGAATTTTCAACGTCTTAGGCGAAAGTCCGACGCCGAAGCCAACAGTCAAGTCGAATTAAGTAGCAAGATATTGGCGGAAAAGTATCAACGGGAGGTGTCCGGCTTAGAGAGCGTTAAAAGTTATTTGGACTCGAAGAAGGGCCAAGGTTTGGGCCTAGGACTGGGTAAACTGACGCAAAATATGATGCAGCTCGGAAAGAATTCTATGTCGAATAAAGCGATTTTACCGAATATAAGAAAGTTAGACTTGCCGAGTCAGTCTCAAGTAAATTTTCGTAATTTGAACGTTCCGCTTCAGAAACCGAAGCATCTGGACTTGAACATACCCTTGCAGagccaacaacaacaacaacaacaatcgaGCTCCGTTAAGTTGAATATAACGCAAAAAGCGAATCCGCCTACAAGCCCTAGCATACACCAGCATATATTGGAACCACCGAAATTATATCAAAACGAGACAACAAGAAAGAAGGAGTTGCCGAAGTCCGAACAGTTGCTTCTAGATAAACAACCGATTAGCAATACGACGAACGTATATCGGCACAGAACGTCGTCTCTGTCGGAGAATCGAAAGCCACCGTTAAAGAACGTACGCAGGTCGTTCCATCCGAGGAACGATTCCAGCGAGGACTCGGACTCGGTTTCTCATTCGGAGACGGACATAAGAAGTCGATTGCGTTACAAACGCCGTAGCAAAAAGGTCCCTCACAGTTTGAGGCTGAACTTTAAGAACAAGGGCCAATTTCTCCATCCAGATTCGGCTAGAGGATTTTCCTCGGTGGAACTCTGTGGAAAGTCACCGCCACCCTCTACGAGCTTCCTAAATTCCCTCTCTCCGCCCTTCTCTTCTAGAAACAACTTACTCTCCTGGCCTGAAAGCGCCCCGAGCTCTAGCTTGACCTTCACGAGTAACTCCGATCTGGACTCGGACACGAGTTCGGAGTATCCGGAATTTACCAACGACATATTGACCTTTCCTCCCTCTCCGGCTCCTTAA
- the LOC124430214 gene encoding uncharacterized protein LOC124430214 isoform X6, producing MHDAAMDLCRSLLLACFSPVITAKCSSSNCTSSTTLVNAMASYAQGGMSRNVGPGLYEFLMEAELQQYYPGIRGDLKVQTTAQLKYVTEEDLNAIGMSKPEMRRLKKYFQKHFPQNYLSKFKKMLLPKREEQTPSALGMLPEERQDRPPVRVPNKHMIPADAIIVNKELGTGEFGVVQQGVWTNDGERIQVAIKCLSRERMQNNPIEFLKEAAIMHSIDHEHIVRLYGVVLDTNSLMLVTELAPLRSLLECLKEPSLRASFPVLSLCDFAVQIADGMQYLEAKRLIHRDLAARNILVFSKNKVKISDFGLSRALGVGKDYYQTNFNVNLKLPIAWCAPECISYLKFTSASDVWAYGVTLWEMFSYGFQPWAALTGHQILEAIDEPNFQRLEQPECCPKDYFSLMQQCWQHEPSKRPKFSELINLLPDLKPEQVQAVQDSTEAGQLVYRQGDIITVLDKGSSNTMWKGVLNNGKTGIFNPAHTIAYLGSNLPSNKPGEFTRGDGKNAFSSQRRKIRTDMISSPQGDLKHTGHVGLDGAYFGDISFLGDSLWSDVNSEMCQLGSISNAGKQAAVVSSNPIGNIESLGADHEYHEISDEENQDSPLRFDKTLNFDFGPSLLAEMDQMFRSLGSSAPPPPPGHPLTTAEHESSNARNELREIQAKQCSKKKQATVSPINVKPISAADQKTLYSAIAMAQELTARSMTDLEHPPESPRTPASPSRRRKFSFKLPHQHSPKPDRRHFSEEAARIPDMQWLCSSLQSLSSTVSSIESLGAPSTLKLPLWDKASAEFCFAKSRELLTKPSAWTSYMDIEFDAHILDNAATKQNLVKSSEFLEHGNRKSGYNCENAIDINPNHNLKQHNGTVSFKMDNPNLDYPRESKRISTSYVDRYFEQPKYFDEDSSGLSCSVDKALRFTEEKSEKFDKMNNLEHSVRSSYVSNIQEQSSLIGSSRTGQHLYQNKIDNCEQTLQDKKTSSTNFEMAREETPNYDLLKEKTANLDTTSRSKSIKYESQREKISNVDVGTRPKLSSSFSDSSKINITEFTKKIDIAKARASKVAFVPRSNHPGQETKSIVYGSSDSIKTNLQTGTSDNSTTRGNVEAVRINIQSFRKIEQNQNGFDAFPFVISNNPLFIAESDKKESPIYSSSESLRVNFQRLRRKSDAEANSQVELSSKILAEKYQREVSGLESVKSYLDSKKGQGLGLGLGKLTQNMMQLGKNSMSNKAILPNIRKLDLPSQSQVNFRNLNVPLQKPKHLDLNIPLQSQQQQQQQSSSVKLNITQKANPPTSPSIHQHILEPPKLYQNETTRKKELPKSEQLLLDKQPISNTTNVYRHRTSSLSENRKPPLKNVRRSFHPRNDSSEDSDSVSHSETDIRSRLRYKRRSKKVPHSLRLNFKNKGQFLHPDSARGFSSVELCGKSPPPSTSFLNSLSPPFSSRNNLLSWPESAPSSSLTFTSNSDLDSDTSSEYPEFTNDILTFPPSPAP from the exons ATGCATGATGCTGCGATGGATCTCTGTCGATCGCTCCTCCTAGCATGCTTTTCACCAGTAATAACAGCAAAGTGCAGTAGTAGTAATTGCACTAGCAGCACGACATTGGTCAATGCTATGGCATCGT ATGCACAAGGAGGAATGTCGCGTAACGTCGGTCCTGGACTTTACGAATTTCTTATGGAGGCAGAATTGCAACAGTATTATCCAGGTATTCGGG GGGACCTAAAAGTTCAAACAACAGCGCAATTAAAGTATGTGACCGAAGAAGATTTAAATGCTATAGGAATGAGCAAGCCTGAAATGAGACgcttaaagaaatattttcaaaagcaCTTTCCTCAAAATTATCTGTCAAAGTTTAAGAAGATGTTATTACCAAAGCGCGAGGAACAAACACCCAGTGCTCTTGGTATGTTACCGGAGGAAAGACAAGATAGGCCTCCTGTACGGGTTCCTAACAAGCACATGATCCCTGCCGATGCGATAATAGTGAACAAGGAATTAGGAACTGGGGAATTTGGAGTTGTACAACAAGGTGTGTGGACCAACGACGGCGAAAGGATACAAGTAGCGATAAAGTGTTTGTCGCGAGAGAGAATGCAGAATAATCctatagaatttttaaaagaagctGCTATTATGCACTCCATCGATCACGAACACATAGTAAGACTATACGGAGTCGTTTTGGATACAAATTCGTTGATGCTCGTAACAGAATTAGCACCATTGCGTTCTCTGTTAGAGTGTTTAAAGGAGCCAAGCTTAAGGGCCAGTTTTCCCGTTCTGTCGCTATGCGATTTTGCTGTTCAAATAGCCGATGGAATGCAATACTTGGAAGCGAAAAGATTAATACATAGAGATTTAGCTGCGAGGAATATTCTTGTCTTTTCtaaaaacaaagttaagatATCAGATTTTGGATTGTCCCGGGCGCTTGGCGTTGGtaaagattattatcaaacaaatttcaatgtaaatttaaaattaccgATCGCATGGTGCGCTCCTGAATGCATATCTTATTTGAAGTTTACATCTGCCAGCGATGTATGGGCTTACGGCGTAACCCTTTGGGAAATGTTCAGTTATGGATTTCAGCCGTGGGCAGCGCTGACGGGCCATCAAATTTTAGAAGCCATCGACGAACCAAACTTTCAAAGGCTTGAACAACCAGAATGCTGCCCGAAAGATTATTTCTCATTGATGCAACAATGCTGGCAGCACGAGCCGTCTAAAAGGCCGAAATTTtccgaattaattaatttattgccGGACTTAAAGCCAGAACAAGTACAAGCAGTACAGGACAGTACAGAAGCGGGACAATTGGTCTACAGACAAGGtgatataataacggtattggACAAAGGTAGTAGCAATACCATGTGGAAGGGCGTCCTAAATAACGGGAAAACAGGAATCTTTAATCCTGCTCACACGATAGCATATCTTGGATCGAATTTACCGAGCAACAAGCCAGGAGAATTTACGAGAGGCGACGGGAAAAACGCATTTTCCTCTCAACGGAGGAAAATTCGTACGGATATGATATCCTCCCCTCAAGGCGATTTGAAACACACCGGTCACGTTGGCCTGGATGGAGCATATTTTGGTGATATCAGTTTTCTCGGTG ACAGTTTATGGTCCGACGTTAATTCCGAGATGTGCCAATTGGGAAGCATTTCTAATGCGGGCAAGCAAGCTGCTGTAGTATCGTCAAATCCGATCGGTAATATCGAGAGTCTCGGTGCCGATCACGAATATCATGAGATCAGTGACGAGGAGAATCAAGACAGCCCATTGAGATTTGACAAAACGTTAAACTTTGACTTTGGCCCGAGTCTTTTGGCTGAGATGGATCAAATGTTTAGGTCTCTTG GTTCTTCCGCTCCTCCGCCACCACCTGGACACCCATTGACTACCGCCGAACATGAATCGAGCAATGCAAGAAACGAACTTCGGGAAATACAGGCGAAACAATGCAGCAAGAAGAAACAAGCGACCGTGAGTCCCATAAAT GTGAAGCCTATCTCTGCAGCCGATCAGAAAACACTCTACTCGGCCATTGCTATGGCACAGGAATTGACAGCACGTTCCATGACAGATCTTGAACATCCACCGGAGTCTCCTCGAACACCCGCCAGTCCTTCAAGGCGCagaaaattctcttttaaGTTGCCACATCAACACAGTCCCAAACCAGACAGACGACACTTTTCAGAAGAAGCAGCCAGAATACCTGACATGCAG TGGCTATGTTCGAGTCTACAATCGCTATCTTCCACGGTATCTAGTATAGAATCTCTTGGCGCGCCATCGACCTTAAAATTGCCTTTGTGGGATAAAGCTTCAGCGGAGTTTTGCTTTGCAAAGTCCCGCGAACTTCTAACGAAACCAAGTGCCTGGACCTCTTATATGGATATAGAATTCGACGCGCATATATTGGACAATGCAGCGACCAAGCAGAATCTCGTAAAGTCGAGCGAATTCCTCGAACATGGAAACAGGAAGAGTGGGTACAATTGCGAAAATGCGATCGACATAAATCCAAATCATAATCTTAAGCAACACAACGGAACGGTGTCCTTCAAAATGGATAATCCTAATCTTGATTATCCAAGGGAATCCAAACGTATATCGACCAGTTACGTCGATCGCTATTTCGAGCAACCGAAATATTTTGACGAGGACAGCAGCGGTTTGAGCTGTTCCGTCGATAAAGCTTTGCGTTTTACCGAGGAGAAATctgaaaaatttgataaaatgaataacTTGGAGCACTCCGTTAGATCCTCGTATGTGAGCAATATCCAAGAGCAAAGCTCCTTGATTGGCAGTAGTAGGACCGGTCAACACCTCTATCAAAACAAAATTGATAATTGCGAGCAAACGTTGCAAGATAAAAAAACGAGCTCGACGAATTTCGAGATGGCCCGCGAAGAAACGCCAAATTACGATTTGTTGAAGGAGAAAACGGCGAATCTCGATACCACCTCTCGCAGCAAATCAATTAAATACGAGTCccagagagagaagataagtAATGTCGATGTCGGAACAAGACCGAAATTGTCGAGCTCCTTCAGTGATTCctccaaaataaatataacggaATTTACGAAGAAGATCGACATAGCGAAAGCAAGAGCGTCGAAGGTCGCTTTTGTACCTAGATCGAATCATCCCGGTCAAGAAACTAAGAGCATCGTCTATGGTTCGTCCGATAGCATAAAAACGAATTTACAAACTGGTACGTCCGATAATAGTACGACGAGAGGTAACGTTGAAGCggtaagaataaatattcaaagcTTTCGTAAGATCGAACAGAATCAAAATGGTTTCGATGCCTTCCCTTTCGTAATATCGAACAATCCCTTGTTCATTGCCGAATCGGATAAAAAGGAATCACCGATATACAGCAGTTCGGAAAGCTTGCGAGTGAATTTTCAACGTCTTAGGCGAAAGTCCGACGCCGAAGCCAACAGTCAAGTCGAATTAAGTAGCAAGATATTGGCGGAAAAGTATCAACGGGAGGTGTCCGGCTTAGAGAGCGTTAAAAGTTATTTGGACTCGAAGAAGGGCCAAGGTTTGGGCCTAGGACTGGGTAAACTGACGCAAAATATGATGCAGCTCGGAAAGAATTCTATGTCGAATAAAGCGATTTTACCGAATATAAGAAAGTTAGACTTGCCGAGTCAGTCTCAAGTAAATTTTCGTAATTTGAACGTTCCGCTTCAGAAACCGAAGCATCTGGACTTGAACATACCCTTGCAGagccaacaacaacaacaacaacaatcgaGCTCCGTTAAGTTGAATATAACGCAAAAAGCGAATCCGCCTACAAGCCCTAGCATACACCAGCATATATTGGAACCACCGAAATTATATCAAAACGAGACAACAAGAAAGAAGGAGTTGCCGAAGTCCGAACAGTTGCTTCTAGATAAACAACCGATTAGCAATACGACGAACGTATATCGGCACAGAACGTCGTCTCTGTCGGAGAATCGAAAGCCACCGTTAAAGAACGTACGCAGGTCGTTCCATCCGAGGAACGATTCCAGCGAGGACTCGGACTCGGTTTCTCATTCGGAGACGGACATAAGAAGTCGATTGCGTTACAAACGCCGTAGCAAAAAGGTCCCTCACAGTTTGAGGCTGAACTTTAAGAACAAGGGCCAATTTCTCCATCCAGATTCGGCTAGAGGATTTTCCTCGGTGGAACTCTGTGGAAAGTCACCGCCACCCTCTACGAGCTTCCTAAATTCCCTCTCTCCGCCCTTCTCTTCTAGAAACAACTTACTCTCCTGGCCTGAAAGCGCCCCGAGCTCTAGCTTGACCTTCACGAGTAACTCCGATCTGGACTCGGACACGAGTTCGGAGTATCCGGAATTTACCAACGACATATTGACCTTTCCTCCCTCTCCGGCTCCTTAA